One part of the Paenibacillus thermoaerophilus genome encodes these proteins:
- a CDS encoding dihydrolipoamide acetyltransferase family protein, producing the protein MANWNFKMPELGEGLHEGEIVKWHVKPGDSIKEDDIIMDVQNDKAVVEVPSPVTGKIVDIKVPEGTLTTVGTVLAVIDVVGEIPPESIHGHGGDHAAEAPAPAAQAPAAAPAPATAPAAQAAPAPAASAVVSADPNEVLATPSVRKFAREKGVDLKQVKGTGKHGHITRADVEAFVAGGGQAAAAAPAAAEAALEAPAAAAKPAAATVVSGDRVEERVPLKGVRRAIANAMVKSVYTAPHVTLMDEVDVTELMALREKAKPLMEKKGIKVTYLPFIVKALTAAVRQYPELNASIDDEKNEIVYKKYYNIGIATDTENGLLVPVVFDADRKSIWTIAAEIKDLATRGRSGKLAPHELKGSTISITNIGSAGGMFFTPVINWPEVAILGTGRITQKPVVKNGEIVIGNVMALSLSFDHRLIDGATAQNALNYIKQLLEDPQLLVMEV; encoded by the coding sequence ATGGCAAACTGGAATTTTAAAATGCCTGAGCTTGGTGAAGGCCTGCATGAAGGCGAGATCGTCAAGTGGCATGTGAAACCGGGCGACTCCATCAAAGAAGACGATATTATTATGGACGTGCAAAACGACAAAGCCGTCGTTGAAGTGCCGTCGCCGGTTACGGGCAAAATCGTCGACATTAAAGTTCCCGAAGGCACGCTGACGACGGTCGGCACCGTGCTGGCGGTTATCGACGTCGTCGGCGAGATTCCGCCGGAGTCGATTCACGGACACGGCGGCGACCACGCCGCGGAAGCTCCGGCCCCGGCGGCACAAGCTCCGGCAGCCGCTCCGGCTCCGGCAACGGCTCCCGCTGCGCAGGCCGCTCCCGCTCCGGCCGCAAGCGCGGTTGTATCGGCCGATCCGAACGAAGTGCTGGCGACTCCGAGCGTCCGCAAGTTCGCGCGCGAGAAAGGCGTCGATCTGAAGCAAGTGAAGGGCACCGGCAAGCACGGCCATATCACCCGCGCGGACGTCGAAGCGTTTGTGGCGGGCGGCGGACAAGCGGCAGCAGCCGCTCCGGCAGCGGCAGAAGCCGCTTTGGAGGCACCTGCGGCAGCGGCGAAGCCGGCGGCTGCAACGGTCGTCTCCGGCGACCGCGTCGAAGAGCGCGTGCCGCTGAAAGGCGTACGCCGGGCAATCGCCAACGCCATGGTCAAATCGGTCTACACCGCTCCGCACGTCACGCTGATGGACGAAGTGGACGTCACCGAGCTGATGGCTCTGCGTGAAAAAGCGAAGCCGCTGATGGAGAAAAAAGGCATCAAGGTCACGTATCTGCCGTTTATCGTCAAAGCGTTGACCGCGGCTGTCCGCCAATATCCGGAGCTGAACGCTTCGATCGACGACGAGAAGAACGAAATTGTCTACAAGAAGTATTACAATATCGGGATCGCGACGGATACGGAAAACGGTCTGCTCGTGCCGGTCGTATTCGACGCGGATCGCAAGAGCATCTGGACCATCGCGGCCGAGATCAAGGACCTGGCGACCCGCGGACGCAGCGGCAAGCTGGCTCCGCACGAGTTGAAAGGTTCGACGATCTCGATCACGAACATCGGCTCCGCGGGCGGCATGTTCTTCACGCCGGTGATCAACTGGCCGGAAGTCGCCATTCTCGGAACGGGCCGCATCACGCAAAAACCGGTCGTCAAAAACGGCGAAATCGTCATCGGCAACGTCATGGCGCTGTCTCTCAGCTTTGACCACCGCCTGATCGACGGCGCAACCGCGCAAAACGCATTGAACTACATCAAGCAACTGCTCGAAGATCCGCAATTGCTC
- a CDS encoding alpha-ketoacid dehydrogenase subunit beta, with product MAQLTMVQAINEALRLELKRDPKVMVFGEDVGHVGGVFRATEGLQKEFGETRVFDTPLAESGIGGLAVGLCVQGFRPVMEVQFIGFIFEVMDSIAVQAARMRYRSGGVYHAPMVIRTPFGGGLKAAELHTDSLEGLLIQTPGIKVVCPSNPYDAKGLLASAIRDNDPVFFMEHLKLYRSFRQEVPEGEYTIPLGKANVVKEGKHVTVIAYGQMVHTALKAAEELEKSKGISCEVIDLRTLMPLDIDTIVESIKKTNRAIVVQEAQKTSGVAAEVIAQINEKAILHLEAPVLRVAAPDTVYAFGQIEDEWLPTPARIADGVNKVLAY from the coding sequence ATGGCACAACTCACAATGGTCCAAGCAATCAACGAAGCGCTCCGCCTCGAACTGAAGCGCGATCCGAAGGTGATGGTGTTCGGGGAAGACGTCGGCCATGTCGGCGGCGTTTTCCGCGCCACCGAAGGACTGCAAAAAGAATTCGGCGAAACCCGCGTATTCGACACCCCGCTGGCCGAATCCGGCATCGGCGGTCTGGCCGTGGGCCTGTGCGTGCAAGGTTTCCGTCCCGTTATGGAAGTGCAATTTATCGGCTTTATCTTTGAAGTTATGGACTCTATCGCCGTGCAAGCGGCGCGCATGCGCTACCGTTCCGGCGGCGTCTACCATGCGCCGATGGTCATCCGCACGCCGTTCGGCGGCGGTCTGAAAGCGGCCGAACTGCATACCGACAGCCTGGAAGGCTTGCTGATCCAGACGCCGGGCATCAAGGTCGTCTGCCCTTCCAACCCGTACGACGCCAAAGGCCTGCTCGCGTCCGCGATCCGCGACAACGACCCGGTCTTCTTCATGGAGCACCTGAAGCTGTACCGTTCCTTCCGCCAGGAAGTTCCGGAAGGAGAATACACGATTCCGCTGGGCAAAGCGAACGTCGTCAAAGAAGGCAAGCACGTCACCGTTATCGCTTACGGGCAAATGGTTCACACGGCGCTGAAAGCGGCCGAAGAGCTTGAAAAATCGAAAGGCATCTCCTGCGAAGTTATCGACCTGCGCACGCTGATGCCGCTGGACATCGACACAATCGTCGAATCGATCAAGAAAACGAACCGCGCGATCGTCGTGCAGGAAGCGCAAAAAACGTCCGGCGTCGCTGCGGAAGTTATCGCCCAAATCAACGAAAAAGCGATCCTGCACCTGGAAGCCCCGGTACTGCGCGTCGCCGCTCCGGACACCGTCTACGCTTTCGGCCAGATCGAAGACGAATGGCTGCCGACTCCGGCCCGCATCGCGGACGGCGTAAACAAAGTGCTGGCGTATTAA
- the pdhA gene encoding pyruvate dehydrogenase (acetyl-transferring) E1 component subunit alpha produces MSHEVHVNELKPLQILSPEGEIVNPDLVPALSDDQLRELMRRMVFTRVWDQRAVSLARQGRLGFYAPVSGQEASMVASQFALDKEHDWICPGYRDMPQLFWHGYPMYQAFLYSRGHQHGGQVPAGVNILLPQIIIGAQYVQAPGVAMGLKLNNKPGVAVAYTGDGGSSQGDFYEGLNFAGAFRLPNIFIVQNNRYAISTPREKQTLAPTIAQKAVAAGIRGVQVDGMDPLAVYAAVAEARKFALEGMPTLIETLTYRYNPHSMSGDDPTKYRTKEEQTEWEQKDPLIRFRKFLQAKNLWTDAEEEALIEEAKAYVNAEIKKAEEIQKMTVSDLIDSMFETTPAHLEEQKEWFAAKEAK; encoded by the coding sequence ATGAGTCACGAAGTCCATGTGAACGAATTGAAGCCGCTCCAAATTCTTTCTCCCGAAGGGGAAATCGTTAATCCGGATCTTGTTCCGGCATTGTCGGACGACCAACTGCGCGAGCTGATGCGCCGCATGGTGTTCACCCGCGTATGGGACCAACGCGCCGTATCGCTGGCCCGTCAAGGCCGCCTCGGCTTCTATGCTCCGGTATCCGGGCAGGAAGCGTCGATGGTCGCGAGCCAATTCGCCCTCGACAAAGAGCACGACTGGATTTGCCCGGGCTATCGCGACATGCCGCAATTGTTCTGGCACGGATACCCGATGTATCAAGCGTTCCTGTATTCCCGCGGCCATCAGCACGGCGGCCAAGTGCCGGCAGGCGTTAATATTTTGCTGCCGCAGATTATTATCGGCGCGCAATACGTGCAAGCTCCGGGCGTAGCGATGGGACTGAAGCTGAACAACAAACCGGGCGTAGCCGTAGCGTATACGGGCGACGGCGGCAGCTCGCAGGGCGACTTCTACGAAGGACTGAACTTCGCGGGCGCATTCCGTCTGCCGAACATCTTTATCGTGCAAAACAACCGTTATGCGATCTCCACGCCGCGCGAGAAGCAGACGCTGGCTCCGACGATCGCGCAAAAAGCGGTGGCGGCCGGCATCCGCGGCGTGCAAGTGGACGGCATGGACCCGCTCGCCGTCTACGCGGCTGTGGCCGAAGCGCGCAAATTCGCGCTGGAAGGCATGCCGACGCTGATCGAGACGCTGACTTACCGCTACAACCCGCACTCGATGTCCGGCGACGATCCGACCAAATACCGCACCAAGGAAGAACAAACCGAGTGGGAGCAAAAAGATCCGCTGATCCGCTTCCGCAAATTCCTGCAAGCCAAAAATCTGTGGACCGACGCCGAAGAAGAAGCGCTGATCGAAGAAGCGAAAGCTTACGTCAACGCCGAAATCAAAAAAGCCGAAGAAATCCAGAAAATGACGGTCAGCGATCTGATCGATTCCATGTTCGAAACGACGCCTGCACACCTCGAAGAGCAAAAAGAATGGTTTGCGGCGAAGGAGGCAAAGTAA
- a CDS encoding alpha/beta hydrolase, with translation MSDNRYTQRTIVKHTLTSGLLDAPRELRVYLPPGYNELSSYPVIYGQDGEDLFNYGRIATHMNRLILDENVQPAIIVGIEVDKSKRTSEYAPDGSRYAAYAQFVATELVPYIEARYPARPDVTERILVGDSLGGTVSLHLALDYPYLFQNVIALSGAFLSTTHERLARESSLSWLRLWQLIGTDEREVKTERGTFDFLELNRTAREWFERRNVQLTYVEKPGKHLWGFWQQELPEALKAFLG, from the coding sequence ATGAGCGACAACCGTTACACTCAGCGAACGATCGTCAAACACACCTTGACCTCCGGCCTGCTCGACGCGCCGAGGGAACTGCGCGTTTATTTGCCTCCGGGCTACAACGAGCTGTCCTCTTACCCGGTCATTTACGGCCAGGACGGAGAAGATTTGTTTAATTACGGCCGCATCGCCACCCACATGAACCGCCTGATCCTCGACGAAAACGTGCAGCCCGCCATCATCGTCGGCATCGAGGTGGACAAAAGCAAGCGCACGTCCGAATACGCGCCGGACGGAAGCCGGTATGCGGCTTACGCGCAGTTCGTCGCCACCGAGCTCGTTCCGTATATCGAAGCCCGCTATCCCGCGCGTCCCGACGTCACCGAGCGGATATTGGTCGGGGATTCGCTGGGCGGAACCGTCAGCTTGCATCTCGCGCTCGATTACCCGTATCTGTTTCAAAACGTGATCGCGCTGTCGGGAGCCTTCCTCTCCACCACGCACGAACGGCTGGCGCGCGAGTCCAGCCTGTCCTGGCTGCGCTTGTGGCAACTGATCGGCACGGACGAGCGGGAGGTTAAAACCGAGCGCGGAACTTTCGATTTTCTGGAGTTGAACCGGACGGCGCGGGAATGGTTCGAACGCCGGAACGTGCAGCTCACGTATGTGGAAAAGCCGGGCAAGCATTTGTGGGGATTTTGGCAGCAGGAGCTGCCGGAGGCGTTGAAGGCTTTTCTGGGGTAG
- a CDS encoding lipoate--protein ligase family protein yields MKEKNETGLGLPAPFYIWDRSETPMEGDVLLPFAYEEWLCRLIGRGELPAGVHLWRHRGAAVLGLRDRRLPEAEAAMAQFAAEGWSVAVRNSGGALVPLDEGVVNVTLMLPNPAGVMEHRADFRRMVALLTETLRDAWGLRAEAGEIAGAYCPGEYDVSVDGRKFCGIAQRRQLRASAVQAFVVAGGSGSALAARARRFYDTAAGARAGESGLDYPVVEPGFTASLAELTGDAALDAAAFKRALIRSLERHGAVRAAEPPVPPQGELERLVAAMRERYDKRA; encoded by the coding sequence ATGAAGGAGAAGAATGAAACGGGGCTCGGTCTTCCGGCCCCTTTTTATATATGGGATCGTTCGGAGACACCTATGGAGGGCGATGTGCTGCTGCCCTTCGCTTACGAGGAATGGCTGTGCCGCCTGATCGGACGCGGCGAGCTGCCCGCGGGCGTCCATCTGTGGCGGCATCGCGGCGCGGCGGTGCTCGGCTTGCGGGACCGGCGGCTGCCGGAAGCGGAGGCGGCGATGGCGCAGTTTGCGGCCGAGGGCTGGTCGGTCGCCGTACGCAATTCGGGCGGCGCGCTGGTGCCGCTCGACGAGGGCGTCGTCAACGTGACGCTGATGCTGCCGAATCCGGCGGGCGTCATGGAGCATCGCGCCGACTTTCGCCGGATGGTGGCGCTGCTGACGGAGACGTTGCGCGACGCCTGGGGATTGCGCGCCGAAGCGGGCGAGATCGCCGGGGCGTACTGTCCCGGCGAATACGACGTATCCGTCGACGGCCGCAAGTTTTGCGGCATCGCCCAGCGGAGACAGCTTCGCGCGAGCGCCGTGCAGGCGTTCGTCGTTGCCGGGGGCAGCGGCTCGGCGCTGGCGGCGCGGGCGCGGCGGTTCTACGATACCGCCGCCGGTGCCCGCGCGGGTGAATCCGGGCTCGACTACCCCGTAGTCGAACCTGGATTCACCGCCAGCCTCGCCGAGCTGACCGGGGACGCCGCCCTCGACGCGGCCGCGTTCAAGCGTGCGCTGATACGCTCGCTTGAACGGCACGGCGCGGTGCGGGCGGCGGAGCCCCCGGTGCCCCCGCAGGGCGAGCTCGAACGCCTCGTCGCGGCGATGCGCGAGCGTTACGACAAACGCGCCTGA
- a CDS encoding dihydrofolate reductase yields MLSAIAAMGRGRVVGLHNRMPWKLPAEMKYFRETTTGHTVIMGRRTLESMNGALKNRRNVVLTRNRSYTAENCIVVHSTEEALAAAAGEDEAFVIGGPEIYALFLPMLDKLYLTHIDHEFEGDAWFPEFDEKEWRVVSRKPGVTDERNPYRYEFVVYERVR; encoded by the coding sequence GTGCTGTCGGCCATCGCCGCGATGGGCCGCGGGCGTGTCGTCGGCCTCCACAACCGGATGCCGTGGAAGCTGCCGGCGGAGATGAAATATTTCCGCGAGACGACAACCGGCCATACGGTCATCATGGGCAGGCGCACGCTGGAATCGATGAACGGCGCGCTGAAAAACCGCCGGAATGTGGTGCTGACGCGCAACCGTTCGTACACGGCCGAGAATTGCATCGTCGTGCATAGCACGGAAGAGGCGTTGGCCGCCGCAGCCGGAGAAGACGAAGCGTTCGTGATCGGGGGACCCGAGATTTACGCGCTGTTCCTGCCGATGCTGGACAAGCTGTACCTGACGCATATCGACCACGAGTTCGAGGGGGACGCCTGGTTCCCCGAATTCGACGAGAAGGAGTGGCGCGTCGTATCGCGGAAGCCGGGCGTGACGGACGAGCGGAATCCGTACCGGTACGAGTTTGTCGTCTACGAACGGGTCCGGTAA
- a CDS encoding thymidylate synthase — MKSYQDLLRDILENGVRKEDRTGTGTISVFGRQLRFDLSKGFPLLTTKKLHTKSIVHELLWFLSGSTNIRYLQENGVTIWDEWADEQGNLGRVYGAQWRTWQAPDGRVIDQISGVIDQIRTNPDSRRHLVSAWNPAEVEDMALPPCHYAFQFYVANGRLSCMFQMRSVDTFLGLPFNIASYALLTHMVAQQCDLEPGELIWTGGDVHLYLNHLEQAKLQLSREPYPLPVLRILRKPDSIFEYKYEDFVFEGYQSHPAIKAPIAV, encoded by the coding sequence ATGAAAAGCTATCAGGATCTCCTGAGAGATATTTTGGAAAACGGCGTCCGCAAGGAAGACCGGACGGGAACGGGAACGATCTCGGTGTTCGGCCGCCAGCTCCGCTTCGACCTGTCGAAGGGATTTCCGCTGTTGACGACAAAAAAGCTGCATACGAAATCGATCGTGCATGAACTGCTGTGGTTTCTCAGCGGAAGCACGAATATCCGGTATCTGCAAGAGAACGGCGTCACGATCTGGGACGAGTGGGCCGACGAGCAGGGCAATTTGGGACGCGTGTACGGCGCGCAATGGAGAACGTGGCAGGCCCCCGACGGCCGGGTGATCGATCAGATCAGCGGCGTCATCGATCAGATCCGTACCAATCCCGATTCCCGCCGGCATCTCGTCAGCGCATGGAATCCCGCGGAAGTCGAAGACATGGCGCTTCCGCCCTGTCACTACGCTTTCCAGTTTTATGTCGCGAACGGGCGGTTGTCGTGCATGTTCCAGATGCGGTCGGTCGATACGTTCCTGGGACTGCCGTTTAATATCGCGTCCTATGCGCTGCTTACCCACATGGTCGCGCAGCAGTGCGATCTGGAGCCGGGCGAGCTGATCTGGACAGGAGGAGACGTTCATCTCTATCTGAACCACTTGGAACAGGCGAAGCTTCAGTTGAGCCGGGAGCCGTATCCGCTGCCCGTTCTGCGCATTCTTCGCAAGCCGGATTCCATATTCGAATACAAGTATGAGGATTTTGTCTTTGAAGGCTATCAGTCCCATCCGGCCATCAAAGCTCCGATCGCGGTCTGA
- a CDS encoding class I SAM-dependent methyltransferase yields MPDGKSYKKKFVAANEMWLFLTRFLRDPRQVGSVLPSSRYLAKAMVGEIEWARTRAVAELGAGTGAITGVMMAAKPPGTKVFLFEKDDRLRQRLQQDFRDCICCADASEMARAMRSQNVTGLDCVVSGLPFFNFPAPVRESLLGQVASALDPGGQFIAFQYSLQLKPHLTRYFRIEKIKMAPWNVPPAFVFVCRKKEGVS; encoded by the coding sequence ATGCCTGACGGCAAAAGCTATAAAAAGAAGTTCGTTGCGGCAAACGAGATGTGGCTGTTTTTGACCCGTTTCCTGCGGGACCCGCGTCAAGTAGGCAGCGTGCTGCCGAGCTCGCGTTATCTGGCGAAGGCGATGGTCGGGGAGATCGAATGGGCGCGGACGCGGGCCGTAGCCGAACTGGGAGCGGGAACCGGCGCCATTACCGGCGTGATGATGGCAGCGAAGCCGCCGGGGACGAAGGTGTTCCTGTTTGAGAAGGACGACCGCCTCCGGCAAAGGCTTCAGCAAGATTTCCGCGACTGCATCTGCTGCGCGGACGCCAGCGAGATGGCGCGGGCGATGCGGAGCCAAAACGTGACGGGACTGGATTGCGTCGTCAGCGGCTTGCCTTTTTTCAACTTCCCGGCGCCGGTTCGGGAGTCGCTGCTGGGACAGGTCGCCTCGGCGCTCGATCCCGGCGGACAATTTATCGCTTTCCAATATTCGCTGCAGCTCAAACCGCATTTGACCCGTTATTTCCGGATCGAGAAAATCAAAATGGCTCCCTGGAACGTGCCGCCCGCTTTTGTGTTCGTATGCCGTAAAAAAGAGGGCGTATCGTGA
- a CDS encoding glycoside hydrolase family 88 protein — protein MEREQLQPVRMIERLDGKITRMIGQIGNRVPHVAKEDGVYDHTPIDWWTSGFWPGMLWIMYDLTGKEHYREAAWGYDEALERRWLEPNRFHHDVGFQFLPTAMLKHELTGDADALRRTIFAAGVLAGRYNHEGRFIRAWNDDKTGWAIIDCTMNLSLLFQASEKTGDPRYRQTAIRHADTVLEHFVRPDGSVRHIVSFDPATGAFIEALGGQGFGPDSSWSRGQAWALYGLANVSRYTGDARYLDAAKRVAHYVLASLPEDFVPAWDFRAPDAADGPRDSSAGAIAASGLIEIAKLVPEPESDFYFRASRRMLESLATRYATWDRPEHQAILLQGTGHKPAGQNVNVSLIYGDYYFVEAYAKLAGWKRHVF, from the coding sequence ATGGAACGGGAACAACTGCAGCCCGTCCGCATGATCGAACGGCTGGACGGAAAAATCACGCGCATGATCGGGCAAATCGGAAACCGGGTGCCGCACGTCGCCAAGGAAGACGGCGTCTACGATCATACGCCCATCGACTGGTGGACGTCGGGCTTTTGGCCGGGCATGCTGTGGATCATGTACGATCTGACGGGCAAGGAGCATTACCGGGAAGCGGCATGGGGCTATGACGAGGCGCTGGAGCGCCGGTGGCTGGAGCCGAACCGCTTCCATCACGACGTCGGCTTTCAATTCCTGCCGACCGCCATGCTGAAGCACGAGTTGACGGGAGACGCCGATGCGCTTCGCCGGACGATCTTCGCCGCCGGCGTGCTGGCCGGACGGTACAATCACGAGGGCCGGTTCATCCGCGCGTGGAACGACGACAAAACCGGCTGGGCGATCATCGACTGCACGATGAATTTGTCCTTGCTGTTCCAGGCTTCGGAGAAGACGGGCGACCCCCGCTACCGCCAGACGGCGATCCGCCACGCCGATACGGTTCTGGAGCATTTCGTGCGCCCGGACGGCTCGGTGCGCCATATCGTCAGCTTCGATCCGGCGACCGGCGCGTTTATCGAGGCTCTCGGCGGACAGGGCTTCGGACCGGATTCGTCGTGGAGCCGCGGGCAAGCTTGGGCGCTGTACGGGCTGGCGAACGTCTCGCGCTATACGGGGGACGCGCGGTATCTGGACGCGGCGAAGCGGGTCGCGCATTATGTCCTCGCGTCGCTGCCCGAGGACTTCGTCCCGGCCTGGGACTTCCGTGCGCCCGATGCGGCGGACGGCCCGCGCGACTCATCGGCGGGGGCGATCGCCGCATCCGGCCTGATCGAGATCGCGAAGCTTGTGCCCGAGCCGGAGTCGGACTTCTATTTCCGCGCGTCCCGGCGTATGTTGGAATCGCTGGCGACGAGGTACGCAACCTGGGACCGCCCGGAGCATCAAGCCATACTGCTGCAAGGAACGGGCCACAAGCCCGCCGGACAGAACGTAAACGTGTCGCTTATATACGGTGACTACTATTTTGTAGAAGCGTACGCGAAGCTCGCGGGCTGGAAGCGGCACGTATTCTGA
- a CDS encoding glycoside hydrolase family 2 TIM barrel-domain containing protein: MIRRKLSSDWEHRTGGLGGPWEVWRADKLRNHYNVPWHPVELPHSYNGYDALDPDAVYYQGPGWYRTKLEMDNPYPGGRTLLHFEAAGQRADIYVYTWKVASHTGGYDEFVVDITEAAACARGIERYGGKVPVAVACDNSRDLETIPSDASDFHLYGGLYRDVHLVYVPAISLARVHIEPETEGLARGESGCVVRVRGELYNPEGREDGLRVSVVVRDREGRMVAESASGQTAPWAGMRELAAFRLEAPRLWSPDDPYLYTCEVALESPHGKTALTERFGVRYFRFEKRGPFYLNGSRLLLRGTHRHEDHAGVGPAMTEAMIREEMRLIKDMGANFIRLGHYQQSRHVLDLCDELGLLVWEEIPWCRGGLGGESYRQQCRDMLTAMIGQHYNHPSVILWGLGNENDWECDFDEFDKDEIRRFMKELHELSHRLDAGRLTAIRRCDFCKDIVDVYSPSIWAGWYRGIYTDYEASSLAASREADAFFHMEWGADNLATRHVEKPYTGFEFIPRGDGTRTDERDGDYLLTGGEPRVSRDGDWSETYFCEMIDWVLKSQERMDWLTGAAQWAFKDFATPVRPDSPIPYLNMKGVIERDFTKKEAYYVFQSYWAAKPMVRVYGHSMPVRWGDEGETKTLKVYSNCEEVELFLNGRSLGVKKRNSQDFPCAGLRWEAKLSAGEYEVRALGRHRGETVEDTVRFTYQTEKWGEPAKLELTAERVADGRIYVEARAVDANGVWCLDASAFVRFGLAGDGKLLDNLGTVRGSRLVQLASGRAGIYVDPVGGARAAIPVADFVTAGGPAAAKPGGRSGGPAGTGIRPRSVVSVKAEGLETAFIEI, translated from the coding sequence GTGATCAGACGCAAGCTGTCATCAGACTGGGAGCATCGGACGGGAGGGTTGGGCGGACCTTGGGAGGTCTGGCGCGCGGACAAGCTCCGGAACCACTACAATGTGCCTTGGCATCCGGTGGAGCTTCCGCACTCGTATAACGGTTACGACGCGCTCGATCCGGATGCCGTCTACTACCAGGGACCGGGTTGGTACCGCACGAAGCTTGAGATGGACAATCCGTACCCGGGCGGACGGACGCTGCTGCATTTCGAAGCGGCGGGCCAGCGGGCGGACATCTACGTCTATACGTGGAAGGTCGCATCGCATACGGGCGGATACGATGAATTCGTCGTCGATATCACCGAGGCGGCGGCTTGCGCGCGCGGAATCGAGCGTTACGGCGGCAAGGTGCCGGTTGCGGTCGCCTGCGACAACAGCCGGGACCTGGAGACCATCCCGTCGGACGCCAGCGACTTTCATCTGTACGGCGGCCTGTACCGCGACGTGCATCTGGTGTACGTGCCCGCGATATCGCTGGCCCGTGTCCATATCGAGCCGGAGACCGAAGGGCTGGCCCGGGGAGAGAGCGGCTGCGTCGTCCGCGTGCGCGGCGAGCTGTACAACCCGGAGGGCCGCGAGGACGGACTGCGGGTGAGCGTCGTCGTCCGCGACAGGGAAGGGCGGATGGTGGCGGAGAGCGCGAGCGGGCAGACCGCTCCGTGGGCGGGCATGCGGGAGCTGGCGGCGTTCCGGCTGGAAGCGCCGCGGCTGTGGTCCCCGGACGATCCGTACCTGTATACGTGCGAGGTTGCGCTGGAGAGCCCGCACGGCAAGACCGCGCTGACCGAACGGTTCGGGGTGCGCTATTTCCGCTTCGAGAAGCGCGGTCCCTTCTATCTGAACGGCTCCCGGCTGCTGCTCCGGGGCACGCATCGGCACGAGGACCACGCGGGGGTCGGACCGGCGATGACGGAAGCGATGATCCGCGAGGAGATGCGGCTCATCAAGGACATGGGGGCCAATTTTATCCGCCTCGGCCATTACCAGCAGTCCAGGCATGTGCTTGATCTGTGCGACGAGCTCGGCTTGCTGGTCTGGGAGGAAATCCCGTGGTGCCGCGGCGGATTGGGCGGGGAGAGCTACAGACAGCAGTGCCGCGATATGCTGACGGCGATGATCGGGCAGCATTACAACCACCCGTCCGTCATCCTCTGGGGACTGGGCAACGAGAACGACTGGGAGTGCGATTTCGATGAGTTCGACAAGGACGAGATCCGCCGCTTCATGAAGGAGCTGCACGAGCTGTCGCACCGGCTGGATGCGGGACGGCTCACGGCGATCCGCCGCTGCGACTTCTGCAAGGACATCGTCGACGTCTATTCGCCGTCCATCTGGGCGGGCTGGTATCGCGGCATCTATACGGACTACGAGGCGAGCTCGCTCGCGGCGTCGCGGGAGGCGGACGCGTTCTTCCATATGGAATGGGGCGCGGACAATCTGGCCACCCGGCATGTCGAGAAGCCGTACACCGGCTTCGAATTCATCCCGCGCGGCGACGGAACGCGGACGGACGAACGCGACGGCGATTATCTGCTGACGGGCGGCGAGCCCCGGGTTTCCCGGGACGGCGATTGGTCGGAGACGTACTTCTGCGAGATGATCGACTGGGTGCTGAAGTCGCAGGAGCGGATGGACTGGCTGACGGGAGCGGCGCAGTGGGCGTTCAAAGACTTCGCGACGCCGGTGCGGCCGGACTCGCCGATTCCTTACCTCAACATGAAGGGCGTCATCGAACGCGATTTCACCAAAAAAGAAGCGTATTACGTCTTCCAGTCGTATTGGGCAGCCAAGCCGATGGTGCGCGTATACGGCCATTCGATGCCCGTTCGCTGGGGGGACGAAGGGGAGACAAAAACGCTGAAGGTGTACTCGAACTGCGAGGAGGTCGAGCTGTTCCTGAACGGCCGGAGCCTCGGCGTCAAAAAACGGAATTCGCAGGACTTCCCGTGCGCCGGTCTACGCTGGGAGGCGAAGCTTTCGGCGGGCGAATACGAGGTCAGAGCCCTCGGGCGGCACCGCGGGGAAACCGTGGAGGATACGGTTCGCTTCACGTACCAGACGGAGAAATGGGGCGAGCCGGCGAAGCTGGAGCTGACGGCGGAGCGCGTCGCGGATGGCCGCATCTACGTGGAGGCCCGCGCGGTGGACGCGAACGGCGTCTGGTGTCTGGACGCTTCGGCGTTCGTCCGGTTCGGCCTTGCGGGCGACGGCAAGCTGCTGGACAATCTCGGAACCGTGCGAGGTTCGCGCCTCGTGCAGCTCGCATCGGGCCGCGCCGGGATCTATGTCGATCCGGTGGGCGGCGCGCGAGCCGCGATACCGGTAGCCGATTTTGTAACCGCCGGGGGACCCGCAGCCGCGAAGCCGGGGGGACGATCCGGCGGACCGGCGGGAACGGGAATCCGGCCGAGATCGGTCGTCAGCGTCAAGGCCGAGGGGCTGGAGACGGCCTTTATCGAGATTTAG